A region of the Strix aluco isolate bStrAlu1 chromosome 9, bStrAlu1.hap1, whole genome shotgun sequence genome:
GTGTAATGTACAGGGCAAATTGGGACACCACAGAactatcttttaaaataacatgacATTCATGGACAGTCTGGCAAAGATAACTTCAAAGAAGCAACTAATGCCAAGTCTTGGATTAGTACTTAGTGACAAAGCAGGAAGATGCATACTACACCTTCCTGGAATCAGCCTTTGCTGTCTTGACAATGCTGCTCTGTGGTCCAGCTGTTTGAAATGAGGCACTGCATAAAAACACTAGAATAACTTACAAGTGAAATACCTTCTACTGGTGTGCTCCTAACTTGCAAGGAGAAGTGCTGGTTCAGCACACGCTGTTTTCATCTCTTCCAGCTATGGCTAGACCAGCTCCAGTCCCagcctggggctgcagggggggatGGAAATAAAAGTCTGCCAAAGCACTTACGTGTTGTAGGCTTGTGCAGACATTAGCTAGGTGAATGGAAGGAACTGGAAATGAGCACAACTCCTTCCAGCGGTCATTccctatttttgttttgtcttgttttcctgGCAATGGCACGGGTTTGGTCACTGGAGGAATAGAAGCACTGAAAGTACCGGCCTAAAGTTGTCGTTCCTTAGGGGGCTGCGAAATTAGGCCATGTTGCTAAAGCAGTGTTTCAAACTCCGTTCTCTTTGTGTTGCCTCCTCAACCTTTCTTTGGCCTCCTTTTCAAGTCAAGTGGAGTCACACGTCTGTGAAGATGGCTTGTAGTGTTGCAGATGCTTTGCTTACACTAAAGGTGGGAGGGGAAGATGTCTGTATCCTTAATGGATAGGTTACCTTATTTCTATGTGCTTTAATGCAGCTGAGCtttaagcagaattttaaaaagtagtgTGAACTCTTCTAGTTGTACttcagtaatatttaaaataagatcAATTATACTGTTTATAACATACCACTTTTCcctcctggctgcagcagagcaagTTTGCTTAATTCTTTTTATGGTCACAGTCCAGTGGAAGACTCCAACGTACGTTCAGTGCTGTGTGACTGTTACCCTTCGATTTAAGTAGGACTGGTTACCTACCTGGAGCTGTGTCTACGCATAAATACTTGCCTTGTTCCACCAGGCTGCATCTCTTACCTTTTCCATAGAGCCTGTCACTGGTTATTAAACAACACGAGTGCTCCCAGCAGGCTTCTGTTGGGGAAGGATAACCCAAGTTTCTTATGTTTGCTTAAAGGAAATTTTTGGtagatttttgtctttcagattttATGTGCTCttgcctttggaagaggaaaTTTAAAACTGGGTTTAGCTTCAGTCCTACAAAGGCCAAGTCCAAACATTGATCTGTGCTAAAGATCTGGAGAGCCCAAGTGCTTCCACTGAGTAACAATCAATCCCCTGTACTTCTTGTGCAGTTTACCCAGATGGGAGAGTTTGCATCTCTATTCTTCACGCTCCTGGGGATGATCCCATGGGATATGAGAGCAGCGCTGAGCGGTGGAGTCCCGTGCAGAGTGTGGAAAAGATCCTCCTGTCGGTTGTTAGCATGCTGGCAGGTAAGGACTGCTGTTTTGTTAACAGTACCTTAGATAGCAGTTACTGAGTTAGCTAGAGCTGCTTCCTGCTGTTTGGCTTATTAGTGAGCAAGGGACATTAAAAGCTGCTCAGCAGCAATCACAGTTCTTAAAGCCctagtatttatttattagtaaaccagttctctgaaaataattgaaaaaaataagacTGAATTAGTAAACAGGTGTTTCCAGCTTTGCAAGCGACTGCACTGCTTTCCTTCCAGGTCAGCAGCACCGAGCAGATGGTGATGGTCAGGTGGGTCCAGAGGCTCAGCAGGTTCCCTGCTCCTGCACAAAACCTGGGCTCTGTCTTTGTATTTGCTATGATGTCTGTTCAGCTCTTGAAGGTCTTAAAGCTATTGATTACAGCCTGTGTTGGATTTGGCTTTAGCAGCTGAAGGGTTATGAGCCAGATGTAACCAGTATGATAAACTGGAGTCCATGGCCTCTGTGATTCGCAAGCCAGCACCCTCCATTTCTGTTTGTTATTTGCCAGCCTGGGTCTGTACCCCTTTCTGCCATCTCTGGTTCAGAGGAAGGCTTCCTGAGAAGAGAGGTGGGGTGAAAAAAGTGGCCTTTGAAATGGCTTTTCTGAAATCCAGCAGGGGCTGTGGATCAGCTCTGTCACATCCAGCTCCCTGAAAGATGGGTCCTTTTCCACGTAGTGGACAGAGCCACTGAACTGCCTGAAAAGGGCAGAGCCGTGTCCCTTAGAATTGATTTTGAATGATAAAAGATTTTAGACGGTTTAGAGGGGTTAGAAGCAACAAAGCTGATCAAAGAGCAAGCAACAGATTCTTACATGGGACCGTTTTAGCTTCAGAATAGTAACCTACTGTTGGGAAGCTGTGCAGACACACAGCACCTCGCTGGGCTCCCCGTGGCCTCCAAGAACTTGGTTTGTGATGCAGCCTTACCTAGACTGGTTAACGTGGGAGTCACCTGGTCTCTCTTGTTCTCTGCCTGTGCGTCCTGTTTTCCCATGACTTTTGGAGGAATTAGTCTAACTCATCAGTTGGTCAGCTCCTTCCAGGCTGCTGGCAAACagtctggctctggctctgcagaCAGTGTAAGCCCAAGCTTACCAAACTGGGTGACCTACACATCTACTGGCTTTTAAGGGCAGACCATCAGCATTGTGTCAAGAAAGACATGAGCCCAAGATGTCTGCCATGAACTGGGCTGGGGTGGATTTGCACTAGTGTGTGAAGCAAAATGGGTAAAGTACATTCTGTTTTAGTGACTTGTGTAATCCCCTGACAGTTGTCCCCCTGTGTGCTGACCACGAACCTGATAAATCCCATGTTTCAAGTGTTGGAGTCATAGGGGCTTAATGTACTTTGTAAAGTGCTCTAAAATCCTCGGATGAAAGATGTTGCAGAAATGAAAGCATTCTAtgggttttcttggtttgttttgttgttttttaatagaACAAGCCATCCCAAAGAGTGACAGAGCCTGTTTGGGTGGCCTGGTCGGGGGAGGGCTTTGTGTCTGTGAAGCCGCAGAACCAGAGCAAACATTTTGCGGGGAGCAGTGTGCAGTTTTAAAAACCCTTGATGGCGCTGGTGGTGCCGCATTGTGTTGTTCCATGTGCATGCTGGGGCTCCACTGCTGAGAGCATAAACAAAAGAAAGTCTTGCTTTTCTGCCACTTGTTTCTTACCTAAACTCGTCCTTGCCGTGATATTCTCTTGTGATCAGTTAATTCGGAACTGTTTGGGAGTCCAGGAGCTTTTCTTTAGTGGTGTTTCTGTAGTCCCAAGTGGGGGAAGTGTGCCAAAGCCACGAGGAAGTGGCAGTACAGAGGCATTATCGAAAGAGCGAGAGGGTCTTGCTCCATTGCCTGCCTGCCCACCTACCTTTCAGTCTTTCTCGTTTCAGAGCCAAATGACGAAAGCGGAGCCAATGTAGACGCCTCCAAGATGTGGCGGGAAGACAGAGAACAATTTAACAAAATTGCCAAGCAGATTGTGCAGAAGTCGCTTGGACTTTAAGCTCACAAAGAGACTGAAGTGTTTTGTATTTCTCTCCACCTGAAAACGAGCAGTGCTCAGTGCTGGTACCAAAAAGGAAAACTTTGCAAAACTAGTTCTTCTTatcatttgttatttatttaccatctcttttcttcttccactgctCCAGAGAAGCCTCTAGTTCACTCACTAAATTGTGTGGAAAAGGGATTTAAAACTAGGGAAAAATATGGAGACAATGCTGTTTCAAAGGCTGCTTCTTGCTACCTCACTTCATGGTATGGAAAGCTTGGAGACTTTGCAATCAGCAGCCCACCTTCACCAATCTGTTGTTTGAGAACAGAGCTGATGCGGATCACCTGCTGGAAGAATTACTTGTATGTTTTTATAGGTAGCATTGCATCTGGAGCACCAGTAGACAGGAAATAATCTATCAGTTTTATGATACTCGCTAAGTTAAGGACAACATTTGCAGACAGAACTGAAGAGTATCGTTAGCAGGAGAGGCTATAAAATAAGGTTATAGTCAGGATGTGTTAGCAAAGAAAGCGATTGTGCAGCACGTAACTTTATGATAAGATCTGGGGAGTTGTTGCCAGTGACTGGCTGGGGGTCTAGAATGGGCTGCTGTTCCCATGTAACACTGTGAGTTTGTGTTGAGCCTTTGAGTCAGTGTTTGCTTGGAAGAAATCCCACGAGCTGCTTTATTACTCTTTGGAGACAATTGTAAATTTTACATTCAATTAGAGACGCAAGATGTAAAGACCGGATTCTTAAACGCTTTGGTAAGGTTCACCATGGGCAAGGTAGTTCGTTGGCAGCCTGAAAATCCAGTGAGGATGTGTCTGCTCCTCTGGGCGTGTAAAATATCTCTGCAATAATGTCAGCTCCTCTTCTGTTGACATTTGGGTGTGCAGAGGATTAGGCACTGCTGGCCTTTGCCGTTACAGCCCAGCTCACCCGTTTTTCAGGTGAACGAGCAAAGAGGGACGTGACGAATTTTGTAAAATTAACTGTAACACTTCTTTATGCTGACTGCTTTCGTGTATTTGAATATAAGTCAGAGAAGATGCTGGCTGTTTTTCTAGAGGATGGTATGACACATGTTTAGAACTGCAGAGTATTGTAGCCGATTGCTGGTGTGGAGGGTGCGGGAAATACCAGCTGTAACAATCAGTTTGCAAAACTCCTTAGGGGCCACTGGTGACCTTTGTGCTTTGCAAGCAAATCTCTTGTGTAGGTCCAAATCTTCTCCAATTTACCACAAGCAATAACATGCCCATTGATAGCACATGGAATCAAATTTTGTTGGCAGCTTTACGGGCTAAATTTGAgaagggctttttatttttctgtgaaaagcgTGTGACGTGGAAGGAGTCGCACCTTGGGGAAAGCTTTACGGGGGTGATTGTGTGCATGCGCGTGTGTACCACTCGTCAGTATTTATGTCTTGCTGTCTGTGCTGCATATTCACGTGCTGCAGATCGCAGTGTGCCATCGTTCTGCACCTCCGAAGAATTTGTATTGCTACAACTTGCTAATTTTACCTCCTTGTAGAAGTAATCTTGCCTTGGTCTAAGGGTGGGAGGGGGACCTGACATAGTTTGGGAGCAGAGATGATGAAATAGTGTTGTACCTAACTAGTATTTCAAGGCGTACAGGAAAATGTAGCACTTCTACGCAAGCTGGGAGCATTTTTTTTGAACTGTAGTAGATGGAGCATTGCTCCTGGGAGTACTGCAGCCACTTTTGGAAACAACGCTGGAGAGCTGTGAGCACCACATAGCAAACAATGGATTCAGCAGACATGGCAaaagtgggcttttttttaagTGCGGAGTATTTTATTCATGTGTGCTCACTCGTTATCTTTATTTTATGGTGGATCTAGTCTGTATACTGAAAATAAAGTGattatattttctcctttcatagATGTATGCAAATGTATTGAAGTGGGTGTTTTTATATGGGTAACCAACTGGTCAAGAGAGTCCAATTCTGACTTCTCCAAAGGAGTGGAAGGGTTTATTCTACTGCAGTTAAAACACAAGGGATGATTTAGAGGAGTGGAAGAGTTGATACAGTTGCTTGGGCTTTCCAGGCAAGTGTCTTGTCTCTAATGATAGCAATGACTTGGTAATTCAAAGAAAACTATAAAAATCTGACAGCTGGCAGATGTGATGCAGTTTACTTCTTACAAAGGTCTTGTTATATCCATGTATCTGGCCTAGGATATGTTGTTATGGCAACAGGTGAATTCTGAGTTTTAATATGTCATTCAAAATCTGCTGATACTAGCTCTTGGATTTGAGAAGGATAGTTAGATGTCTTAATTCCTACGGAGAATTTCCATAGTCCCCAAATCTCTGTTGCTTagaaataaagtaatttctttttaagtgacTGACGTGCAGCAGGCTTGTGAACTCGGGTGTTTTAAGCCACCCATTGAACATACCAAGCAGTCTTGCAGGTGCCAAAGCGTAAG
Encoded here:
- the UBE2G2 gene encoding ubiquitin-conjugating enzyme E2 G2 isoform X2; the encoded protein is MAGTALKRLMAEYKQLTLNPPEGIVAGPMNEENFFEWEALIMGPEDTCFEYGVFPAILSFPLDYPLSPPKMRFTCEMFHPNIYPDGRVCISILHAPGDDPMGYESSAERWSPVQSVEKILLSVVSMLAEPNDESGANVDASKMWREDREQFNKIAKQIVQKSLGL